In Rhodothermales bacterium, the following proteins share a genomic window:
- a CDS encoding YggS family pyridoxal phosphate-dependent enzyme yields the protein MTTERSVAIKANVESVERRIVAACQRVGRDRGDVTVVAVSKRFPIEDIARAYDAGVRDFGENRVQELLEKMTEWERSFPDRPVTWHMVGHLQRNKVGAVVGRVPIFHGLDSMRLADAINRVALSGGITYPCLLQVNVSGEESKFGFSGHEVDAALEGLRSYEGISIKGLMTLARPADDPEDVRADLAKLRSLFERSQAVYDHSLAVLSMGMSGDFEVAIEEGSTHVRLGTSIFGDRPA from the coding sequence ATGACTACTGAACGGTCCGTGGCGATCAAGGCGAATGTCGAGAGCGTCGAGCGACGAATCGTTGCGGCGTGTCAGCGAGTCGGTCGGGACCGTGGTGACGTCACCGTCGTTGCTGTGTCCAAGCGATTTCCAATTGAAGATATTGCGCGAGCGTACGATGCCGGCGTTCGTGATTTCGGCGAGAACAGGGTTCAGGAACTACTGGAAAAAATGACTGAGTGGGAACGCTCGTTTCCGGACCGGCCCGTCACCTGGCATATGGTCGGGCATCTACAACGTAACAAGGTTGGAGCCGTTGTCGGAAGGGTCCCCATCTTTCACGGCCTTGACAGTATGCGTCTCGCCGATGCGATCAACCGCGTTGCGTTATCCGGTGGAATCACCTACCCATGTCTGCTCCAGGTCAACGTGTCAGGTGAAGAAAGCAAGTTCGGTTTCTCCGGGCACGAGGTGGATGCAGCGCTTGAAGGGCTGAGATCGTACGAGGGCATATCCATAAAGGGGTTGATGACGCTGGCACGGCCGGCAGACGATCCGGAAGACGTAAGAGCGGATCTGGCAAAACTTCGGTCGCTGTTCGAGCGTAGTCAGGCTGTGTATGATCATTCTCTCGCGGTACTTTCTATGGGAATGAGTGGTGATTTCGAGGTGGCGATTGAGGAGGGAAGTACCCACGTTCGACTTGGAACGAGCATTTTTGGAGATCGGCCGGCTTGA